The DNA sequence GGTCAGAAGAAGACCATGAGAAAGGAATAAGCATCAATGGAGGAAGACTGAAAGGAGAGCTTCAGGGAAACAACAGGTAACTCACTAGTCCAGATGTAGCTGTAAGACCCCACCATGCCCATGATCAGGGAGCTCGAGAGGCGCCAGCCCAAGTAGGGGCGTTGTGGGAACGGCCACGTCACCTCCAAGGGCATTGTGAACGCCAAGACGACTTCATGCGGGCTGTAGTGACATCGTGCGCACGAAGTCACGATATCCAAGCAAACAAGTTCACACATCCATCAGCACGCCGGTTAAATACGAACACCCCGAATCAGCTTCGCGAGTAGCGCAGACCTCCGATTATTGTTTCTTCAAGGCGTTCGATCCCAAAAGCCAACGTCCAATTTCGCGCAGAATTGTGAAATGCCCTGCAGATCAGATGAAGCCGGTGGGAAATCTAATACAATTttaccaactctcacgcatgtgGTGTAATACTCAGGCTGATGTAAGAAATCTTGCGGCAAATCTataatattccattataaacctaaatatTAGCTACATCATAATTGTTGACAGTATGACtgcacagactatttacaaggtaataaaactaatacatacatataaacatgtgtgtgtgctgacTTTTCTCTAACTGAAATTCTctcgccagccagctgaccaaagtttgcAACCCTGCTAATTAAGAAATCAAATTTGCACCGGATGGTAAATTTCGCATAACAAACTGTATTTGACCACCTAGCTACTGACACTGGCAATAAGTCGTTCTGATGTCATTTCTTTTGCTTATTTCAATCGGGCAAATAATGTACGATTGCGACAAAAGACCTGAAAGTAACAGTAATAAGTCCGTAAGAGTATTTCACCTTTCTCCCGTAGACAGGCGTGCAGATCCAGGAAGGAAGTTGATCCCCCGCAGCGTTTCATGGGAAATGTAGTTCGACATTTAACAAGCCAACGCGACCATTAAGGGGGCgattatctttgtttttttttttattatataaaaatttttaaataaacttgcaaaataaaaaataataattaacttTATTTGTGCTTACTGAACAAAATCTCATGTGCGTAATAAAAGAAATTACAAAATGATATGTATTATTTATCATACATTATTTCCAAAATTTATAACATATGTAATAAAGTGGGAAAAACTCTGTTGTATAATGTTATGTTTAGTATTTGTGAATTACAAAATATTTCTCACCATAGTATATGAATGGTTCCCACATTTTTCAGTGAGCACATAGTTTTGCATACACCATAAAAAGATGTTATATTTTTCACTTCACAAAAATGTAAACACTGTCAGGATATAACAAAATTGTTTTATAAGATGAAAGTCCATCATCTCCTTATTTGGCTCAATGATTGTGGTCCCAGAGCTGAGGTCCATGCTCACTACCAGTCTGGAGCTGCCCAGTTCAAGAACTTCATGGCCACTTCATAACCCAGAAAACATGCCTGAAAGATGGACAAAGACCCAaggaacattcataagcaacaGAGCCAATGGTTACAATTATGGTTGATGATACTCAGTCAGGTCTAAAGAACCAGCTTGTAAAattgcatttattttgaaatgacCAATATCATGTGATGGTCTAAGACCTGGGGAGTACTGGGGAGTGATAGCCAAATGAAGCTCCATGAACCATTTGTTGTGTTTTCTGATGTATTGAGCCctttttttgaacagagagcaccatctagtgggctcagaaaatacagcaaatggttcatgaagcctcatttGGCTATCCACTAGTACTGGGCCTTCCACCTTAATGTTGCTATCAGGCTTAAGTTACCGCATTGGCAGGGAAAGCTCTCAGCATCACAGCGTTGAAGCCTTTATAGAGCGCAGATGCACCCTCCTCTTGAATCAGCTTCCGGAGAACATCTCGCAGACCCCTGTATTGACCATCTGTAGCTAGAACACACAGCAAATCTACATATTGAATGACTGAGACTGGATTTTCCTTTTTACTTCCATAAGATGGAGATGATATTATTTAAGGCCTAAATACAGATCCAATGGAAATTGTAGAGGACACTGAAACTTGCCACAGTCACCTCAGTACAGCTTGGTATACCTGTTTGGAAGTTGGACTTTAGCACATCTGGTGGAAGagcaaccagccagttgaaaaTTCCTGCCACACCACCGGCCAAAAGGATTTGTGGTGTGCTCAGCTCATTCACACTAGAATTATGTGGCAAAAGATAGAGGAGAAATGCATTTTTTGACACTGTATACCAGTACCATATAGTTCTTCTCTTCATTTTTGAGGATTATCTCTTTAGTTGGGAATGATTGTTGTATTACTGACCTTCGGCCTTCAGGAGTCAGGAATTTCTTCAAGTACTCGTAAGTCAGGAAGTACAAACCAGTGGAAGGCACATCTGGAAATGCCCATGTGCTTGTAAGGTTCCAGTCTGAACACTTGTCCTCATATTGTCTAAACATCAACCCGGTCAATGATCTGAACTATAATGCTGTTCAATCAGCAAATGGAGTTCAGACTTAGGAGGGAAGTCATAAAAAGTAGATCCTTCAATAATGATTAACATCTGCACTTGAAAATCTTTGCCTCTTTTGCCATTTGATGGCTTTGAGTGTCACCACAGCACACGCAACTGCTTGAACATTTGATAATCATGCATTAGTCTCAGCACAGTAAACATTACATACTAAAAGTCTACAATGTTTGTTAAGTGCTCATTATAATTTATGATGGTGCTTTGAATGGTGCCACCCGTAATCATACCCAACGTGAAGCATCCTCCGGATGGCACACACTGAAGCTGCGCTTGGGAAGGTACCTCTGATAAGTGTGAGCATGGTTCCCTTGTAGACACTGCGAATGCCGCGTTCCTTAAAAAGCTGAATCACACAGTCTACTGGGCCAGTATACTTCCGCTTCCCTGCTGTTGACTGTACCTGTTTACATGAAAAACCCAGACCTCCTCcagcacacatgtgacacagtccATGACAATCACAGGCCACGGCTCACAAATGGAGTTACTTGCCTGCAGTAAACACTTGATTCTCTCCCCCGGAGCCACAATAACAGTCGTGAAGGTGCCGGCCAACATCCCAGCTAGGTATATCTGGGAATGCCTGAACAGGTGAGAGAAGGACCACCATGTGACGCTAACCCCACACATACATCTTGCTCAGTCACCAATCCAACCAAAGGCACAAGGCGTCTAGCCACTGTCGGTCGGAGACGTCATCGTGAATAtcgaccccctcccccaccagcacTGACGTGAGAGGAGTGTAGGGGTCtggctgctgcagctgcttcCCGAGGCTGAAGCCAAAAAAGCTGATGGCCATCATGGGGGTCACACCAGCCAGGGGGGCTGCCATGCCCTTGTAGAGGCCCAGAAGCCCCTGAGgatacagagcagaagccaatgAACCGTTTCTACGTGGAGCAAAGTGAGCTGGTGGGGGGAGCACTGTGCCATTTGAATACCTCTCTGGACACCGTCTTAATAAAGCAGTCATATGTTCCTCTATACATGACATTCTGGCTGCAGGTCCCTCTGGGTTGGGTCTGTAGACAGACCTGTGGATATATGACAGATTCCAGGGCATTACGGAGGTGAAGAGGAAAAGGAAAGCTGTGTTACTGACTCCCTGGGCAGAAATCCTTCTCCGCCCAGTGTGCAATTCATGCAACTTGAGGTctttaaatgaatatttatatttatatatagttattTCTCATAGTATTATTTCTATACTTATATTTGATGATTGCCAGGGATCGTCAACCTGTTTGTACATGGACAAGCGTATCCATGTCCAGACTCATCTGTGTTCATAGCAAAATGTTGTGATTGAGAGAAATAAATGATACTATGCAGGCTATGTTTTTAAATACCATGTCTGTggtaaaaattgtatttttatcagAATGACCATCACAATTTGCCCTGCCGTTGACCCCTGGTGACTGCATATAAAAGCGACTATTTATCGTCTCCAGTATACGTCACCACgtatactttgaataaagagttccacaaagtgtgaatTTTTGTATTTGCAGTCATACAGGTATTGGTGAAGCTAATATTACGTTAGCTAGCCTTTGGAGGTTATTCACACTGTGAGGACTCTAACTACAGCGAGACACCCAGGAGGCAACTGAACCAAGGCTATTTAAGCTTATCAGAAAGTAACTGCTGAGCAGAGGCTTGGGGTGTGTACCAGACAATCAGGTGTGCAATAACAAGTTGTCTCACAGGCCCTGTTATCAATACGGGCCATATTTCTGTAGATAAAGACTCAGGGGAACATCTGGCAAAAGCGATGTGTTCGCATTTCCGAAACACTCATTTGTGAACCCTGAATTTTGGTGCCAATAGCTGAGGCTATGAAACACAGCACGGTATTACATCTTTCAGTGAAATATTATGTCACATGTCAGGGAAACGCAGCCCCAGAGATCCACAAGGAATTAGGGTGCTGCACGCCGTTTACTTCCTGTGAAAAGGCCATCTTTCCTTGAGTGTCCAAATTTTGTGCTGTGTGGATTTTTCATAAGTGGTCagaaattgatactttattattccccgtggggaaattctctttacgcctcccccaacttgctctctgtagagTAAGCTGGCCACGATAGGGCAACCACCTGTTGGGGCACCGAGGgatctgggggttaagggcctcgctcaaggacccacagatgtaccgaggctgggttcgaatcggcaaccttctgatcacaggcacataggcctgaaatagaggattcatcaCTGATGTAAAAACATACCATTGACAGCTAAAATGGTTGGTCTGCAATAAGTAACGTTAATCATTTaaacaggtaaaacacaccaatcCACACCTGACTGAACCAAAGCAAGGTTGCTGGGTTTCTGATACGACCTACAGCGTTACCTCGTTCAGATCCTCAGCAAAAGCTCGTTGCTGGTCAGACCAATCCAAAATGGAATGAAATAGTCAGGGTTTAACCTCTAACGGTCCCTCTACATCTTAATGAGAAACATATCTCTGTCGATCCTTCATATCCCTAGGTGACGTACAAAGCAAATTTACGGCAAGGCATTTCTGTCACAGTTCCAAGACTCCTAACATAATTTAAACCGGAGAATGAACAACGTAAGTGGACTCTCTTCTTAACTGGTCTTCATGACAGTTAACAACGAAATCAACATAAAGGTGCAAAcatactgtattttttttcattttacgcTAAAATGCGTTAATGCAATTACTGGCAGAAATTACACTGTACAGATAAATTTTAGATCCACAAAGTAACGGAACTCTGGTATACTCTTCGCAGGAAGTGTAAAAATGAGATGCGTTCCTTAACAGATTTAATGTCACCTGAATCATCTATAAGGATCACCTTAATCGTGTCTAGCGGGTGTCCCGCTAGCAGTAGACAGGCTCCGCCGACCCCGCCGGCCGCCAGGTTCTTCAGCGGAGATGTCCGCCTTCTCGGCTCCGTTTCTCCCATGTGACGGCTCAGTAGACTAATCCGGCCTGGGATTTATCAACCAGCCGAGATGAACATGGCCCGCCAGCTCCACCCTTTTAACACATTAGCCAACACTACCCAATCGCTCCGGTTGGCTTCACGACTAGGATTCACCGTGCTATTGAAAACTTCTGCAGAAAATTACCTCTTTTCACGGAACTACCAGACTTTAGCGAAGTAcaacaaataatgtaaccaCGCCCCCTAGCGGCCTCCATTACCAAGTACACCGTCCAAAACAGTAAAagtaactaataataataataataataataataataataatcatcatcgtcatcatcctcATAATTAACacctttatcattattattgttgttctaAATGCGAGCGAGCGAACACACAAatccataaatacatacatacacacacatacacacacacacactcacacgctcaGTCCACGTATACATATTTTTATGtcaactctccattcatttgtatgggaagAACGCTAATCCTAGCATGACGACCTtaagccctacccagccctaaccttaaccataagtaaccaaacaaaatacaagacttttggctattttagttttttattccATTTACAGAATCTTATAAATTTGAGTTTTTTTCGTACCACATGGTACAAAATGTTACAGGTTaatttgacacacacacacacaaggacacACACTGATCCTATTGAATCCTACGCTGGAAGATATGATTTGGCTGGCGGAGGAATACCAACTCCGCACCAAGGTCACTAGCTGTACAGTTGGAATAACTGACTCTAATCATCAGATTAATTGCCCAAGTTCTGTTAATTGTAAAATTGGTAGCATTTACAGAATGCTATGAAAAGACTTTATAAATGCAGGCGATAATTATACATGCAGAATTAGCCTTGTATTTCTTGATAGGAGTGACACAGACTGGCCAAAATGGGAGGTGGCGATGGGAGCGCACTATTTACCGACGCGGACGGCTGTAGCTGGGAGGGTGCACTCCCTCACTCAGGACCGTCTTTGGGTTTGCTCATTCAGAGGTGTGGAGGCTCCATCTGTGACCTGGTTCATATAAAACCTTGCGAATTCAGCCTGTTCTCCTCGGCATACATTAGAAACAAGCATCCATTTGATTTGGTTTGTTTGCTTAATTTAGCATCCATATCTGACACATATATTTTATcgaagacacaaaaagaggtGAAAGTACAAGATGGATGAGGAATACGATGTGATCGTTTTGGGCACTGGACTTACAGTGAGTAACAATCGCCTGATTCTGTAGGAAATGCTTACTCATTTTATTGAGGTGTCATATGATACGTATCACAAAAGGAGATTAAGAATTCTCGTTTATATATTACTGCTATTTTGTCTCAATATTCATTGGATCACCTACATTTGCAACAATTGTAACAACTTGTCATAGGTTGTTATTTTATCTTTGTGATATGAAGTCATTCTATGGGTTTGCTTTTTCAAGCGCTTTGGGGAAAAGAGGATCCATTTTGTGTCAGGCTTCGTAAAGGGATGTATTACAGTCTTCTGGTGTAATGTCATTTGGGGAAAAGAGGATCCATTTTGTGTGAAACAATAGGATGTTGTACAGTAACGTTTGCAACATTTATTCATAAGCACAGATCCTGCGACATGCAGTCCGACATACACTAGGCCTAGAGACATTAgagaaaaaaaacgtttttaaaTTATGTATATTGAGCTTCCCCTCCCCAGCTCAAGAGTATATTGTTTCCCCGAATGGATTCATTTGACATTTGAGCTGTACATTTACGCTCTAACAAATAATAGCTAAAAAATAGATAAATGCATGTCATAGACGCTTAAATGGGTATGATGTATTACGGCTGTGCAGGTCTGAACGTGGGTTTTAATTCATATGTAATTAGTGTTGCATTGGCGAATAATTAGAGCTCTGTCTGCAGAGTAATGTTGTAACTGTTAATGTCTCCTCACACAATGAAAGAGCAGGCGCTTTAATGGAAAAATACATACAAATGCACCTTTATGTTTGACATTTTGCGAATAAAGTGAAACTCGGACACTGAGATGGAGAGAAAAAGCAACAATGTTACATAATAGCGTAGAAATGACAGTGTTGCGCCGGTGTGACGTCACGCGTTAATGGCCATAATATTGAAATACTGAGACTACGTGGGAATAAAGGTTTAAACACATCGCGACATTTGCAGACGCGAGACGTCAGGAAAACGGTTATTTGTAATGGAAACATTGCATATTTATAAGTGCGTTGCCTGTAAAATTGCATCGCTCGCTTTCGTACCAGTGCCCCATCAGTCCACAGAAGTACATCGTTGGTGCTGTTTGTCGCTCAATCGCGACCCAGCCTTGTCAAATACCGTGGGTGCGGTTTTGGAAGACCAGaagtatcccagcatgcaccgttGCATCATAGCCGGCCCTGAGAACCCCATAGAAGagcggcggggggagggggggtagtgATGGTGCTGCTGAGAGGGGCTCTACAATGCCGATTCTTAACCCTTCAAGCTGTCGCCTGAAGACTAAGATCGAtttaacacacaaaaaaaaacctgagaCGGCAGGATGGTGTCTCTTTCCCGTACGGAGTCACTAAAGCTATGTTTAGTGTTTGCTCTGCCTTTCTTtcgtaaatatttgtttaaaacACCCTCATCACGTTTAGAACCAGTTTCTGATACATTTTTAATTGAATCAAGAACGTTTGTATGTTAATGCAggtaacattttctgcactttacGCACCTGTTATA is a window from the Brienomyrus brachyistius isolate T26 chromosome 8, BBRACH_0.4, whole genome shotgun sequence genome containing:
- the si:dkey-150i13.2 gene encoding mitochondrial carnitine/acylcarnitine carrier protein isoform X1, with amino-acid sequence MGETEPRRRTSPLKNLAAGGVGGACLLLAGHPLDTIKVCLQTQPRGTCSQNVMYRGTYDCFIKTVSREGLLGLYKGMAAPLAGVTPMMAISFFGFSLGKQLQQPDPYTPLTHSQIYLAGMLAGTFTTVIVAPGERIKCLLQVQSTAGKRKYTGPVDCVIQLFKERGIRSVYKGTMLTLIRDVPSTGLYFLTYEYLKKFLTPEGRSVNELSTPQILLAGGVAGIFNWLVALPPDVLKSNFQTATDGQYRGLRDVLRKLIQEEGASALYKGFNAVMLRAFPANAACFLGYEVAMKFLNWAAPDW
- the si:dkey-150i13.2 gene encoding mitochondrial carnitine/acylcarnitine carrier protein isoform X2 — its product is MGETEPRRRTSPLKNLAAGGVGGACLLLAGHPLDTIKGLLGLYKGMAAPLAGVTPMMAISFFGFSLGKQLQQPDPYTPLTHSQIYLAGMLAGTFTTVIVAPGERIKCLLQVQSTAGKRKYTGPVDCVIQLFKERGIRSVYKGTMLTLIRDVPSTGLYFLTYEYLKKFLTPEGRSVNELSTPQILLAGGVAGIFNWLVALPPDVLKSNFQTATDGQYRGLRDVLRKLIQEEGASALYKGFNAVMLRAFPANAACFLGYEVAMKFLNWAAPDW